The nucleotide window CAAATGCCGAAGAAGGGAATCTGGTTTTCGCGCACGTAGCGCACCGCCTCAATCTTGCCCTCGAAGCCCCGCTCCCCAAAGCCGGGGGCCACCAGTACCCCGTCCACACCGTGCAGCAGCTGGGCAATGTTGTCGGGGTTGATATGGTCGCTCTGGATGCTGCGCACCGTCACTTTGCACTCGTTGTGGGCGCCGGCGTGCACAAAGGCCTCGTTGATGCTCTTGTAAGCATCGGGCAGCTCCACGTACTTGCCTACCAGAGCAATGGTGACTTCCTCAGTAGGGTTTTTCAGGCGGCCCAGGAAGTCCTTCCACGCTTCGAGGTCGGGATGCACGGCCCCACCGGTCAGCTTCAGTTTCTTGATAACCCGCTCATCGAGCTGCTCCTTCAGCATCAGGAGCGGCACCGAGTAGATGGAGTCGGCATCGAGGCTTTCGATGACGGAGTTGATTTTGACGTTGCAGAACAGCGCAATCTTGCGGCGCATGTCGGGCGGAATGGGGTACTCGGAGCGGCACACCAGGATGTCGGGCTGGAGGCCGGCCTCGCGCAGGTCACGCACCGAGTGCTGGGTGGGCTTGGTTTTCAGCTCCCCGGCCGCCTTCAGGTAAGGCAGCAAGGTGAGGTGAATTACGAGCGAATCGTTGGGCGGCAGCTCCCAGCGCAGCTGGCGCACGGCCTCCACGAAGGGCAGGCTCTCGATGTCGCCGATGCAGCCCCCGATTTCGGTAATCACCACGTCGAACCGGTTATCCTGGCCCAGAAGCAGCATCCGGCGCTTGATTTCGTCGGTGATGTGGGGCACTACCTGCACCGTTTTGCCCAGAAACGCGCCTTCCCGCTCCCGCCGAATCACAGTGTCGTAGATGCGGCCGGTGGTCACGTTGTTGGCCTGGGAGGTGGGCGTGTTCAGGAACCGCTCGTAGTGGCCCAGGTCGAGGTCGGTTTCGGCCCCGTCGTCGGTCACGTAGCATTCCCCGTGTTCGTAGGGGTTGAGCGTGCCGGGGTCGATGTTGATGTAGGGGTCGAACTTCTGGATGGTGACGCGGAAGCCGCGGGCTTGCAGCAGCTTGGCCAGGGAGGCCGAGATGATGCCTTTGCCCAGCGACGAGGTCACCCCGCCCGTTACGAAAATGAATTTGGCCGTTGCAGCCGGGAGAGTGGTATTTCGGTCTGGCATAACGGGAGCCAAAGGTACGGTAAAGAGTTGGGTGGCGGGCTATACGGGGTGGAGTTTGGTGGAGGAGAGCCTAGGCAGCGTGGTTGCGTAGGCTGGGTTTCTTTGGTAGTATTACAGTGGGGAGCAACGGTGCTGGCGATTCAACAGCCTGTCGTAAATGACTCTTTGTATGAAGCATGAAAGCATTAGAGATACTGAAAGAAGCCCTTTGCAATAATTTTATCTCATGGTTTAGTATTGGAGACAACTGGAGTTTGTGTTTTGGAGATTACTATCTTGTTACTCAAAATATTATATCAGATGATGAATTGGTGTTGAATCAATGGCTGCAAAGCAACTATGAGCCATTTCAAAAGGCTATTGACAAGGAAAACGTTAGTAAATGTGCTGTAGTATCTGCATGTATGCGGCAATATATAGCGGAATCATGAACGGTGTACGTGGTAGCCGCAGTGGTTAAACCAGGCTTTGGCGTCGCGGCTGGTAATCCAGTCGATGGCGGTTTGCAACGCTTGCTCCAGCGCCTGGCGGGTACGGGCTTGGGCCTGACGGAGCTTGGTTTTGAGCTTGCTCCAGGCCTGCTCAACGGGGGCAAAGTCGGGCGAGTAGGGCGGCAAAAACAGCACCTCGACGCCGCGCCGGGCCAGTTCCTCTTGCAAGCCGCCGAGCTTATGCACCGGCAGGTTGTCGAGCACCAGCACGTCGCCGCGGCGCAGTTGCGGACCCAGCACTTGGCTGATGTAGAAGGCGAATCTGCGCTGGTCTAACGCTCCATCCAGCACCTGCACGGCTTTGAGCCCGCGCACGCCCAGCGCCCCGATCAGCGTCAGGCTCTTACCGCGCCGCAGCGGCACGGCCCCGCCCGCGCGCCGGCCGCCCACGGCCCGCGCGTAACGCCGCGTGTAATCTAGGCGCAGACCGGTCTCGTCCAGAAAGTAAAACCGGTGCACGTCGCCGCGCGCGCTCACTGTTTCCACCTACTGGCGCCGCAGTTCGTGCACGCGTTGCGTGTCACGCTCGGTGGCGTGCAGGCTTTTTTTGCGGCGTAGCCCGTGCTCGTCCAGCACGCGCCAGATGACGCCCACACTCACCCGCTGCCCCGTGTCGGCCGCTAGCGCGTCGCGCAACTCGGCCAGCGTCGCGTCCGACTGGCGCCCGACCTGCGCCACCAGCCAGGCCTGCGCCGTCGCGTCCAGGCACCGCGGCGGCCCGCCCCGGCCGGGCAGCGCCGCCAGCGAACCGGTGTGCCGCTGCCGACGCAGCAGTTTGCCCACGAAGGCCAGGCTCACGCAAAAGCGGGCCGCCACCTGCGCCTGCCGGGCACCCGGCTCGGCCAGCGCCTGCGCCACGCGCTGGCGCAAATCCAAAGAATAGGCTTGCATACAACGCGGTACGTATCTTGTGTAAAAGCAGCTACACCGTTCACGAAACCGCTATAGTTATAGATATACAGCTGGATGATCTATATAATTTGACACTTGAATTCGGGAATGGCAAAAAGTTAGTCATGCCTTCTAATGAAGATATTGTGGATTGGCAATGGTGTTTGAATACGACAGCGGTTGATCCTTATATGGAACATATTGTCGCTTGCTTTTGGCAAGGCGAGATTGAGGTGGTAGAAGAGAAAAGTAAGAATTGATTAAGAATAAACAATAAATTGGTTTATTTTCGGTAATATTTCATTGATAATTTTAATTGAGTTATGATGAAAAATATCTTTTTTGTATTCCTTGTGTTAACTTCCTGCAATGTAGATTGCAACTCTCTTGTTGATAGTTTTAAATATACCTCGATAAATATGATTGTAGCTGAAACTCCGGAGTTCAGCCGAGACTTTAGGCTAGTTGGATATAATGTTATTTCTAAAGAAAGAGTCGTATATACTGATATCAGCGGATGGTATTTAATCTTTGGTAAACATGGGAGAAGGATTCAGGCCGGTGATACTGTAGTCAAAATTAAGGACAAAACCTATTTGGATGTTGCTAACCAAAAGGGCAGGTATAGATTCTATTACGAATGCAATGGCGAAGTATACTATAAGAGCGTGTTTGGGAATTTGAAAAGAACGTCATGCTGAGCCTGCCGAAGCATCTCTACCGCTTCGTTTGGGGCTTTTTCAACGAAGCGGTAGAGATGCTTCGGCAGGCTCAGCATGACAGAAACGACGTTTTCATAAATTCCCAAACACGCTCTAAGTAAAAAACAACAGCTATCCTCGCCGACGCGAGTTTAGCGCAGTGTAACCCGTGCTGTAGCAGTTCATCGAAGAATGTAGAGACGCGTATTTGCGTCTCCTCTTCTGCAACAGCTGTTGTTCAACAGGAAGACGCAAATATGCGTCTCTACATTCCTGATACACCGTTCAGAAATCTAGTGTAAGAGCTTGAGAGGAAAAGCGCCAGAGTCCAAACGACCATCATGCTGAGCGAAGTCCAAGCATGACGCTTTAAAGGTTTAACCGCCCCTTCGGCTACGCCTCCTTAGGCTCAGGGCCGCGGAAGGCATCCGGGCCTTTCACGGCGGTGAGCTTCACCGGCCGTCCTTCCCGCGCCGACTGGTAAATGGCTTCCATGATGCGGTGGTCCTGCAGGCCTTCCTCCCCGGGCGTGTGGGGCTGCTTGTTTTCCAGGATGCACTCCGAAAAGTGGTCCATTTCGGCCGCAAACTGGTTTTTGGTGGGTAGGGTAATCTGGTTCTGTATTTTGACCTTGCCCTCGGCGTGGGAGGTTTGCAGGCGCTGGCCCTGATAGGCGTAGGCGTTGTCGAGGTGCAGCCAGCCGCGCTCGGCATTCACGCGGTAGAACCGCGAGTCGTGGGTGTTGTAGTGGGTGATGCAGTTGACGATGACGCCGTCGGGGAAGCGCATCTGCCAGCTCATCATTTCCTCTACTTCTTTGAACAGCGGGTTGCCGGGCGTGCTGTGGCTGTAGGCAAACACCTCGGTGGGCTCGGTGCCCAGCACAAAGCGGGAGGTATTCAGGCAGTACAGCCCAATGTCGGGCAGGGCGCCGCCCCCAGCCAGGGCTTTCTTGTGGCGCCAGTGGTCGGGATTGGCTGAGCTTTGGCTGTTTTGGGTCTGGATGTATTTCACCTTCCCAAACTTGGCATCCCGAATCATCTGGCGCACCTGCCGGTTGTAGGGCTCATACTGAATGCGGTAAGCCACCATCAGCTTCACGTTGGCCTTTTTGCAGGCGTCAATCATCAATTCGCACTCCCGGGCCGAGTTGGCCATGGGCTTTTCGCAGAGGATGTGCTTGCCGGTTTTGGCGCCCCGAATCACGTACTCGGCGTGCAGGGAGTTGGGCAGCACAATGTAGATGGCGTGCACCTCGGGGTTGTCCTTCAGCTTTTCGTAGTCCTGGTAGCTGTAGCAGCTCTCGGGCTTGATACCGTACTGCGCGGCAACCTTCTTCAGCTTCTCGGGCGAGCCGCTCACCAGCGCCACCGGCTTCGACTTCTTGCACTCTCCAAAAGCCGGCAGCAACTCTTCCAGGGTAAGATGCCCCAGACCCACCAAGGCATAGCCCACTCGCTTATCCGGCGGCAGCGGCGTTGGCACGGGTCCCGATTT belongs to Hymenobacter sp. J193 and includes:
- a CDS encoding CTP synthase → MPDRNTTLPAATAKFIFVTGGVTSSLGKGIISASLAKLLQARGFRVTIQKFDPYINIDPGTLNPYEHGECYVTDDGAETDLDLGHYERFLNTPTSQANNVTTGRIYDTVIRREREGAFLGKTVQVVPHITDEIKRRMLLLGQDNRFDVVITEIGGCIGDIESLPFVEAVRQLRWELPPNDSLVIHLTLLPYLKAAGELKTKPTQHSVRDLREAGLQPDILVCRSEYPIPPDMRRKIALFCNVKINSVIESLDADSIYSVPLLMLKEQLDERVIKKLKLTGGAVHPDLEAWKDFLGRLKNPTEEVTIALVGKYVELPDAYKSINEAFVHAGAHNECKVTVRSIQSDHINPDNIAQLLHGVDGVLVAPGFGERGFEGKIEAVRYVRENQIPFFGICLGMQVAVVEYGRHVLNLPGANSTEMDAQTPNPVIAMMEEQKNVTQKGGTMRLGAYDCELRKGSKAAKAYARNHISERHRHRYEFNNAYLEQYEAAGMVASGRNPETGLVEVIELTNHPWFVAGQFHPELKSTVQNPHPLFVRFVKAAIQHRKV
- a CDS encoding IS630 family transposase, producing METVSARGDVHRFYFLDETGLRLDYTRRYARAVGGRRAGGAVPLRRGKSLTLIGALGVRGLKAVQVLDGALDQRRFAFYISQVLGPQLRRGDVLVLDNLPVHKLGGLQEELARRGVEVLFLPPYSPDFAPVEQAWSKLKTKLRQAQARTRQALEQALQTAIDWITSRDAKAWFNHCGYHVHRS
- a CDS encoding transposase, with protein sequence MQAYSLDLRQRVAQALAEPGARQAQVAARFCVSLAFVGKLLRRQRHTGSLAALPGRGGPPRCLDATAQAWLVAQVGRQSDATLAELRDALAADTGQRVSVGVIWRVLDEHGLRRKKSLHATERDTQRVHELRRQ
- a CDS encoding Gfo/Idh/MocA family oxidoreductase is translated as MALTNELLNTVLRHAGQEVSRKEFLSLAGRGLAVGVAATTLASCQSGTPDAKAADATPTTGTPASEVEATTYTAPGGQKVPSSEAVSPPAKVPADASKPIELEAWKSDVDPKSGPVPTPLPPDKRVGYALVGLGHLTLEELLPAFGECKKSKPVALVSGSPEKLKKVAAQYGIKPESCYSYQDYEKLKDNPEVHAIYIVLPNSLHAEYVIRGAKTGKHILCEKPMANSARECELMIDACKKANVKLMVAYRIQYEPYNRQVRQMIRDAKFGKVKYIQTQNSQSSANPDHWRHKKALAGGGALPDIGLYCLNTSRFVLGTEPTEVFAYSHSTPGNPLFKEVEEMMSWQMRFPDGVIVNCITHYNTHDSRFYRVNAERGWLHLDNAYAYQGQRLQTSHAEGKVKIQNQITLPTKNQFAAEMDHFSECILENKQPHTPGEEGLQDHRIMEAIYQSAREGRPVKLTAVKGPDAFRGPEPKEA